Within the Dolichospermum compactum NIES-806 genome, the region AAAGCGCGTACCATTCGCAACTACCTACCAAACGACTATGTGGTAGAAGCCTCAATGGGTCATGTCCGTGACCTTCCCCAGTCGGCTAGTGAAATTCCCGCAGCCGTCAAAGGGGAAAAATGGGCGCAGCTTGGAGTCAATGTAGAAGCCGACTTTGAACCGATTTATGTCGTTCCCAAAGACAAAAAGAAAATTGTCACTCAGCTTAAAGAAGCCCTCAAAGGTGTAACTGAACTGATTTTGGCCACAGACGAAGACCGGGAAGGGGAAAGCATTAGTTGGCATTTATACCAATTGCTTAAGCCGAAAGTGCCAACAAAGCGGATGGTATTCCATGAAATTACCAAAGAAGCCATTCAAAAAGCTTTGAAAGACTGCCGCAATATTGATGAGCAGGTAGTTCGCGCTCAAGAAACCCGAAGAATTTTAGACCGATTAGTAGGATATACCCTATCGCCGCTACTGTGGAAAAAAATTGCCTGGGGGTTATCCGCTGGACGAGTGCAATCTGTAGCAGTGCGCCTATTAGTGATTAAAGAACGCCAACGTCGGGCTTTCCATGAAGGAAGATACTGGGATTTAAAAGCCAGTTTAGAACAAGAAGAAAGTCCATTTAGCGCAGTCCTAGTGACTCTTGGCGGTACGAAAGTTGCCACAGGCAGCGATTTTGACTCGACAACGGGCAGAATTACCGCTGGTCGCAATGTCATTTTACTTAATGAAGAGCAAGCGGAATCTCTAAAAGCTCGTCTAGAAGGGAAAATCTGGACAGTGACGGATATGGAAGAACGTCCTGTCACTCGCAAACCAGCACCACCGTTCACAACTTCCACACTGCAACAAGAATCTAACCGTAAGTTGCGTTTATCGGCACGGGATACAATGCGGGTGGCACAGAATTTGTATGAGCAAGGGTATATTACCTATATGCGGACAGATTCGGTACATTTATCCGACCAAGCGATTACCGCCGCCCGTGCTTGTGTAGAACAAAAATACGGGAAACAATATCTGAGTCCCCAACCTCGACAATACACCACCAAATCTAAAGGCGCACAAGAAGCTCACGAAGCCATTCGTCCCGCTGGTAGCAGTTTCCGCACACCTCAAGAAACCGGGTTGGCTGGACGGGAATTTGCTCTTTATGATTTGATTTGGAAGCGTACCGTCGCCTCACAAATGGCCGACTCTCGGCAAACTCAAGTTACTGTGCAAATCCAAGTGGAAGACGCTGGTTTTCGTTCCTCTGGGAAGCGGATAGATTTTCCTGGCTACCTCCGCGCTTATGTGGAAGGTTCGGATGATCCTGAAGCCGCTTTAGAAGATCAAGAAGTTATTTTACCTGCGCTGAAAGTTGGTGATCATCCTCAATGTCATGAACTGGCGGCGGTAGACCATGAAACCCAACCTCCTGCCCGTTATACTGAAGCAACTTTGGTGAAAACCTTAGAAAGTGAAGGCATTGGTCGTCCTAGTACCTATGCCAGCATTATTGGCACAATCATTGATAAAGATTATGCCCAATTGGTGAATAATGCCCTAATTCCTACTTTCACGGCTTTTGCTGTCACTGATTTACTGGAAAAACATTTTCCAGATATTGTTGACCCTAGTTTTACTTCCAAAATGGAGCAAACCTTGGATGAAATTTCTACAGGTGAGGCTCAATGGCTTCCCTATTTAAAGAAATTTTATCTTGGTGAACAAGGTTTAGAAACTTTGGTCAGGGAACGGGAAACCGAAATTGATGCCAGTAAAGCTAGAACTGTAGAATTAGAAAATTTAGATGCTAAAGTCCGTATTGGTAAATATGGTCCTTACATTGAAGTTACCAATGGCGAGGAAGTAATTACTGCTTCTATTCCTAAAAACCTGACTCCGGCTGATCTTGACCCGAAACAGGTGGACATTCTCCTCAAACAAAAAATTGTGGGGCCTGACCAAGTTGGTCGTCACCCAGAAACCGGAGAACCTATTTATATCAAGATTGGTAGTTATGGACCTTATGTGCAGCTAGGCGATAAGACCGAGGAAAATCCTAAACCTAAACAAGCTTCTTTCCCCAAGGGTGTGACACCAGAAACACTCACTTTGGATATGGCTGTTGGTTTGTTATCTCTTCCCCGCGCTTTGGGAACTCACCCGGAAACTGGTGGCAAAGTCCAAACTAGTTTAGGAAGATTTGGCCCCTATGTTGTCCATGATCAAGGAAAAGAGGGAAAAGATTATCGTTCTCTCAAATCTACTGATAATGTCTTGACAATTTCTTTAGCTCGTGCTTTAGAATTATTGGCAGAGCCAAAAAAGGGTCGGGCTGCTGCTAAGAGTAAGTCAAAAGAAGCTTTACGGGAGTTGGGTACACATCCAAAAGATGATGCACCAGTTAATATCTATGATGGTCCTTATGGGCCTTACATTAAACATGGGAAAACTAATGCCAGTATTCCTGAAGGTGAATCGGTGGAAAATATAACTTTGTCTACAGCTATTGAATTACTTTCAGCTAAAGCATCTACAAAATCTACACGGAAAACCACTAAATCTACTACTAAGTCAACTACTACTAAATCAACAAAGACGAGAGCGAAAAAGACAGACGCGGCAAGTTAGGACAGGGTGCAGAGTGCAGGGAACAGGTAGCAGGGGAGAAATTTCATTCTCTATTCTTAATTTCTTCCTCCTGAACTCCTGAACTCCTGATAGCGCAGCGTGGCGTTAGCCATACTACTGACTCCTTCTTCCTGACTCCGAACTTCTGAACTCCTGAACTCCTGACTCCCGAATTCATATCACTAATTACCCATTACTAATGATGAATGTGATAATCTAATAAGTAAGGGAAAACACAAAATTAAAATTCTCTAGTAGGAAGTATCATACTTGTAGAAATGTGTCAACCCTGTCGAGGCTAGAAGTGCGATAATACGCCAGTTTGTGCGACCCGGTTAAATAAAATTGAGGTAGTATCTCAGGAGCGGTCAGTTTAATGGATTATATAGAAAAGGTGCTGGAAAAGCTGAAAGAATTAGCGCGGAAGTTAATTGATAGTCTGCTAGGTCCAGAGGCTGAACCGGAACCGGAACTGATTCCGATTCCTGTACATGAACGTTCTATGCGCCGTCGCTAAAATTTTTGGGGTGTGAGAGTTGAATTTGCCAGCTTTAAGTATTCTTGTGCTGCATGGGCCAAACCTAAATTTGCTGGGACTTAGAGAACCGGGAATTTATGGTTCGTTAAGTCTACCAGAAATTAATCGCTTGTTAGAGTCTAAAGCAATGGAACTGCAAGCAGAAATATTGCCTATGCAGTCAAATCATGAAGGGGTTTTAATAGATGCTATTCACGGGGCATTAGGAAAGCATCAGGGGATTGTGATTAATGCTGGGGCTTACACTCATACTAGTGTAGCTTTGAGAGATGCGATCGCTGCTGTTAATTTACCTACGGTGGAAGTACATCTGAGTAATATTTATCGTCGGGAAGATTTCCGTCATCATTCTTATATCGCACCAGTGGTAATTGGCCAAATCAGTGGCTTTGGCGCTCAAAGCTATTTGTTAGGTCTGGAAGCACTGGTGTATTATTTAAGGCAGTAATAGGTGACAGGGAAGAGGGAAGAGGGAGTTATTTCAATTACCAATTACCAATTACCAATTACCAATTACCAATTACCAATTACCAATTACCAATTACCAGTTAAAAATTATGCGTTATTCTCTGGTTAATCGGGTTAGGGGGACTTTTCTAGGAGCATTTTTAGGAGAGAGTTTATCTAACCCGGATTGTTTCAATCTGGGTAGGATTGCGGTTTTGGGGACGGAAAGTTTAATCAGTTTGGGTAAGTTGGATGTAGAAGACTGGTTAAAGCGTCAAGAAGCGGCAGATATTAAATTAGAAAAAAATATTAATTCTTGGGGACAAATGATTCTCGCTACATTGCCGATGGTGATGTTTTTTCATGAAAATCCTGTGAAAATGCGAGAAAATATTTTAGAGGTGCAAAAAATATGGAAGTGGCAAGATGAGCCGATTGTGAGAGATGCTAGTTTAATCATAGGATATGCGATCGCTCAATCCCTGAATGAAAAACTTAATCCCCGCACATTAATTTCCGAAACAGTGAGTTTTTTAGATAAAACATCAACTTCCTTACCACAACAACTAATAAAAGTCAATGATTTATTAAAAAAGGGTGCAGGACTAGAAACAGCTAGTAGGGAATTAAGTAGTCCAGAACAATTAACTAGTAATATTGGTTTAGCTGTTTACTGCTTTCTGAGTACCCTAGAAGACTTTTCTCTAACTATATTAAGAGCTAATCAAAATCACGATTTTGCCAGTCCAGATGTTACAGGTGCAATTGCTGGAGGATTATCAGGTGGATATAACAGTACGGTTGGTATACCTGTAAATTGGCAAATTTCCTCCTCCGTCACCAATTCCCCTACATGGGGGCTGGAGAATTTTGCCCAGATGTTAAAATTAGCCGATACAATGATGGCGGTGTGGTCTGGAGTTTATGATTTTAGTGATGATTTTGGCGAAAGTGTAGAGACACGGTATACTGTTTTTGCGGCTCCGCTTATTATCCGTAGACGTTAAAAAAAAATTTGATTTTTGCAAAAGCACGCAGTTAATTATGCAGTAATCTTGGAGATTGTTGTATTTAATCCTGAAAGGGGTTAAGTGCGAACCACTATTCCTTCCTATGTTGTTATACAGCTTGGGTGGAATTTGCGGTAGCGTGCTGGAGGCATCAGCCATATTTGCGATATTTCGCGGCAGGAAAGATGAAAACTCAGCAATTTTTGCAGTCATTGAGTCAGCAATTAAAGCAATGGCAACGACAGTATAAACTTCTATTCCGTCAAGGAGAGTGCCAACGGAAACTGCATAGGAATTTTTTCAAAAATCTATTTCTATATTTATCAGCAAATAGTCACCAAGGAAAACAAGGTAAACGGGGACAAACACAAACATCAACTGCTAAATTGGTGAGAAAAACTGGTGGTGTTGATAAAGTTATTTTCAGATGGGTACATCAAAAACGCTCCTCAATAATTTTGGTGTTGGCAATATTATCATTGACAAGTGTGGTGGGTCATGATTTATATAATCAGCCAAGAATGAAAGTTGATAATATTGCCTTGCAAACATTTATTGCTCCCTACACGGATAATATTGAAAATCGAGAAGAGACGGAACAGAAACGTAAAGATGCTATGGATAGGTCTGTGCCAGTTTTGATGATTGATAACCAGATCAATGATAAAATTAATGAGCATTTAGAAGAAATTTTAGATACAGGTAATCAACTACGAGGGATAGTTGGTATTTTTCCGTTTTCTGCTACTTCTGTTTTATCAATTTCTACTCAACGTTATTTAAGGAATTTTCCTGAATCAGAATGGCACAAGCTGAAAGTAACTTTAGAAAATAATAGAAAGCAAAATTTAAGCAAAGAAAATTCCAAATTTTTGTTAATACCACAAAATTCAATAAATAGCAAAAAGTCGTCTAATTCATCAAGTGTTTCGGTAGTATCGTTGCCTAGTTATGGAAATCATAGTGATGAAGCGTCGTTTATTCAAGCGTTGTCAGAACTAGAGGCTTATCAATTTACTGCTTTAGAACCTGATTTTTCAGAACTAATTATTCAAATATCACAAATTAGGCAAGGATATAATCAAGCCATTGATAAATTATCACAGCTAGAAAACAAACAGATTCAAAAAATTTATACAAAATCTGTGATTTTAGATTTAACTGATAATGATTGGTTAAAAATGCAAACTGGAATTCGTCAAATTGCCGGGCGAATTCTTGCTCAAGGTATATCAGCTGGATTACCCAAACCTATTTTGAATAATGCAGTTAGTTTACAAGTAGAATTATCTGTACCTATTGAAGCTGAATCATTAACAAAAAATATATTGTTGGCGGTATTACAACCAAATATTAAACAAGATGAAGCCCAAACTAAACAACAAGGTCAACTGGTAGCTAATAAAATACCGTCTGTGATGATGCAGATCAGAAAAGGAGAGGTAATTGTTAGTAAAGGAGAAAAAATTACAATTGGTAAATTTCAGATATTAGAACATTATCGCATGATTGGCCGCCAGGTGAATTGGCTGGGTTTAACAGTTGTAGCCATGGTTGTGACTGGAGGAATTCAGGTTTTTGTGTGGTTGGAAAGAAAAAGTCATAATTATTTACGACAACGCGATCGCCTATTAGTTCTCCTGCTGACTCTGAGTGTTCCTGGAGTATTGGCAATCAGTTTGCCCTATACTACTTGGAGTGCCATTGGTTTATTATTAGGCAGTTTTTATGGTCCAACTGTAGGGATGACGGTGGTGGGATTATTGTCGCTGATACTACCAATTACCACAGATACAAATATTCTAGTATTGTTGGCTGGGGCTGGGGGGGGGATGTTAAGTAGTTATATAGCCCATAGATTGCGATCGCGTGAAGAATTAGCATTATTAGGTGTTGTCACTGCTCTCACCCAAGGTGGTGTATTCTTATTATTAAAAATCCTCACCGGTGGGGTTTTTGGTTCGGGTTGGTATATCTTCCAAGCAGCTGGTTTATTTGCTGTATCTGGCTTGTCTTGGAGTGTGGTGGCTTTGGGTTTAAGTCCTTATCTGGAGACACTATTTGATGTGATTACTCCTATCCGTTTGGCGGAATTAGCTAACCCCAACCGCCCATTATTAAAGCGTCTGGCGACAGAAGCCCCCGGAACTTTTCAACATACTTTATTAGTGGCTACTTTGGCTGAAGCAGCGGCTAAAGAATTGGGTTGTAATGTAGAATTAGTGAGGGCGGGAACTTTGTATCATGATATTGGTAAAATGCACGATCCTTTGGGATTTATTGAAAACCAAATCGGCAGTCCTAATAAACATGAAACAGAAATTAAAGATCCTTGGAAAAGTGCCGAGTTAATTAAAAAGCACGTGACAGAAGGGTTAGTCATGGCGAAAAAACACAGTTTACCAACGGCAATTCAGGCTTTTATTCCCGAACATCAAGGCACAATGGCGATCGCCTATTTCTATCACCAAGCCCAACAAATAGCCCAAGAAAACCCATCTATCATCGTAGATAAAGCCGATTTTTGTTATGATGGACCCATCCCTCAATCACGGGAAACAGGCATTGTCATGTTGGCAGATTCTTGTGAAGCCGCATTACGCAGTCTCAAAGATGCAACTCCAGAAAAAGCATTAAATATGCTAAATAATATTCTCAAAGCCAAATGGCAAGATGAACAATTAATAGATTCGGGCTTGACGAGAGAAGAAATGCCAAAAATTTCCCAAATATTTGTGGATGTTTGGCAACAATTTCATCACAAACGGATTGCTTACCCGAAAGCAAAAGCTGGTAATTCATAATTAAGATGAAGCTGCACGGAATCAGACTTTAATAATAATTTACCGCAGATAAACGCAGATAAACGCAGATAAGAACTGATGAATTATGTGCTGTATTCATGCTTAATGGTTAAAATAGAGATACAGCAGTTTCCAATTATATGACATACATCATAGCCCCCTCATCGCTTGCGGGGAGGGGGTGGGGGGTGGGGTTCACCTCATAACATGGGGAAGTGCTGTAGAAAAATCACAATAGGAAGATTATGATGAGCGATCGCGACTATACCTTAATTATTGACAAAAGTGGTAGTATGTCCACACCCGACCAAGCGGGCGGAAGAACTAGATGGCAGATAGCCCAAGAATCTACCATTGCTTTAGCCAGAAAGTGCGAAGAATTTGATCCAGACGGCATTACAGTTTACGTTTTTTCCGGCAGATTCAAACGTTATGACAACGTAACTTCTGCCAAAGTAGCCCAGATATTTCAGGAAAATGATCCAGCAGGGACAACCAACTTAGGAAGTGTACTTCAAGATGCCTTGAATAACTACTTTCAACGCAAAGCCGCTGGTACTACCAAACCTAATGGAGAAACCATTTTAGTCATTACTGATGGTGAACCAGATGATCGCAAAGCTGTATTTGAAATTATCATTAGTGCGACTCGACAAATGGAAAAAGATGAAGAATTAGGAATTTCCATGATTCAAGTTGGTTCAGATCCTCAAGCTACTAAATTTCTTAAAGCCTTAGATGATCAATTACAAAGTGTTGGTGCTAAATTCGATATTTGTGATACCGTAACTTTAGATGATTTAGAAGACATGAGTTTGGCTGACGTCTTAATGAATGCCATCACTGATTAATTAACAAAAATTCCTCAAATCTGGAGAGTTTAGTCATGCTAGAAAACCGTGATTACACATTAATTATTGATAAAAGCGGTAGCATGGCTACCCCAGATCAAAAAGGTGGGAGAACTAGATGGGTAACAGCACAAGAATCAACTTTGGCCTTAGCCAGTAAATGTGAACAATTTGATCCAGATGGCATTACTATTTATTTGTTTTCTGGAAGATTTAAACGTTATGAAAATGTCACATCTGCCAAAGTAACACAAATTTTCACAGAAAATGATCCTTCAGGAACAACAGATTTAGCTGGTGTTTTGAAACACGCTACCGATGATTATCTACAACGCAAAGCCTCCGGGACAACTAAACCCAACGGCGAAACAATTTTAGTAGTTACTGACGGTGAACCAGATGATCGCAAAGCTGTCATGAAGGTAATTATTGAAGCTTCTCGTCGTTTGGATAGAGATGAAGAATTAGCTATTTCCTTTATCCAAGTTGGTAATGATCCTCAAGCTACCCGCTTTTTGAAAATTTTGGATGATGAACTACAAAGTGCAGGTGCTAAGTTTGATATTTGCGACACAATCACAATGGATGATATGGAAGATATGAGTTTATCAGAAGTTTTGCTTAATGCTATTAATGACTAGCAGCGTTACGCGGAAGTCAAAAGGCAAAAGCTTGCCCTTGTGAAAACGGGGGTCAAAAATAATATTAATATACAGTAGGCTTTTTGGCAATTTAGAATGCTTGATTTATTTACGCCGTGCTGTACTATAGCGGTATGCACTTGAATGATTAAGTTGCAAAACCTGTAGGGGTGGGGTTTCCCTCACAAGGGTAGGTATTTAATATTGTCTGTGAAGGCAAGACTGGGAAGACTTGGAGGGAACGTAGACAAGGAAGATTTTATCCGCACAATAGTCTTTTAACGGTGTGTTATTGTTGCCAAAAAACATCATCCTGTAGGGTTTTCCTCCCTTGTCACCTTGTCCACCTTGTCGCCCAAGTCTTGCCCTCACCAGAATGTAAAAAACCTACACCTGTCAGGTGGGGTTTCCCCGCCCTTGATTGTATTGTATCTGAACGATAACCACTATATTACCGTTGTGAATTAAAAATTAAAACAGTAGATCCTCCCTCACTTTTCACATCAATTCATAATTTGTTGATAAAATAAAAAATAAGTTGGGGATCTTAGTATCTTTTAGGAATTACAAATATGGATTCCATTGACAAGCTATTAGCTGAACTCAAAACTGAATATACAGAACCGAAAACTACACCACCACAAAATAATTTAACCCCAGTTAAGTTGATTTCATCAACTACAAAATCCGATGTATTGATAGATAATTTGTTATCAGAAGTCCAAGCTGATTTGGCGGAAAATAAAACTGAATATGTCCAATCTAACCCGACAAAACCACAGAATAGGTTATCTCCTATTCAATTTGTTCATGCACCTGATTCTAAGTCAGATGTATTTATCAACGACTTATTAGCAGATGTACAAGCTGATATTTTGGCAAAAGATGCGGCTGAAGCACTGCAAAAACAAGAAGAATTAACACAGGAGAAAATTCGTCAAGAAAAACTTCAAGTTAAACAGAAAGAAGCTTTACAAAAATCTGCTAAACAATGGTTAGCGAAATTAGATCCATTATCATCAGAAGGAATGTGGTTTGAAAAATTTGCTGAAGGTTATCCTAACAAATTAGCAGCCGCAATTGATTATTTACAAAGTAATTCCTAAATCTCTATTGAACCCTAATTTTTAATCAAAAATTAAATCTTTTTCCCCAAACATGGGGGTAGGCACAGAGGCACTACCCCCACATCAACTCTAAATCTTTTGTCCCCAACATGGGGGTAGGCACGGGGGCGCTACCCCTACGTAAATGATTAATTCTGATTTCTGCACATACTAAAATGGTATTTGATCAGTAACAGTGAGGTTTGTATCCTCTGGCGTTGATTCTACTTTGATTTCTCCTGGCGTTGATTCTACTTTTCTGTCCCATTCTCTTGACTGTACAGCCGTTCGGAATGCAGGATATGGAAATAAACTTTTAAATCCAGCCAAACGTTCTGTTAAGCCCCCTTGTGCTGTATTCCAAAGACTTTCATAATAGAAAAAAGCTACACCCAGTCCCCGTTGTTGGGCGGCGCGGACTTGAGATTGAATCTGTTGCATTGATACGGGTTTAGTTCTTAAACCTGCCATGACACCGATGCCGGCAGGAATTTTTTGTTTGACTTCTTCCATTTCTGGACGGGAAAGCTTGTCAATAAAATGACCTAAATTTTCTTTGTAAACTTGGACAATTAACTCATCTACTATGTCTAATCGTACCCAGTTCAACCAATCTTGGAGTTGAAATTTATAGGCATGATTATAGTAATTAGGTGAGACAGAGAAAATCATTTTCGGTTTGATTTGTTTGACTGTTTGATTCAGTCTCACCATGAATTCTGTAATTTTATTTGCCCGCCAATTTACCCATTCTGGGTTTTGAGGATCATTTGGTGGCGTTTTTTGGGTTTCTTGTTGATATAAGGCAACTGTATATTTATCGTAGCCAAATTCCGAAGGTAAACTTGTATGATCATCAAACTGAAT harbors:
- the topA gene encoding type I DNA topoisomerase, encoding MSTLVIVESPTKARTIRNYLPNDYVVEASMGHVRDLPQSASEIPAAVKGEKWAQLGVNVEADFEPIYVVPKDKKKIVTQLKEALKGVTELILATDEDREGESISWHLYQLLKPKVPTKRMVFHEITKEAIQKALKDCRNIDEQVVRAQETRRILDRLVGYTLSPLLWKKIAWGLSAGRVQSVAVRLLVIKERQRRAFHEGRYWDLKASLEQEESPFSAVLVTLGGTKVATGSDFDSTTGRITAGRNVILLNEEQAESLKARLEGKIWTVTDMEERPVTRKPAPPFTTSTLQQESNRKLRLSARDTMRVAQNLYEQGYITYMRTDSVHLSDQAITAARACVEQKYGKQYLSPQPRQYTTKSKGAQEAHEAIRPAGSSFRTPQETGLAGREFALYDLIWKRTVASQMADSRQTQVTVQIQVEDAGFRSSGKRIDFPGYLRAYVEGSDDPEAALEDQEVILPALKVGDHPQCHELAAVDHETQPPARYTEATLVKTLESEGIGRPSTYASIIGTIIDKDYAQLVNNALIPTFTAFAVTDLLEKHFPDIVDPSFTSKMEQTLDEISTGEAQWLPYLKKFYLGEQGLETLVRERETEIDASKARTVELENLDAKVRIGKYGPYIEVTNGEEVITASIPKNLTPADLDPKQVDILLKQKIVGPDQVGRHPETGEPIYIKIGSYGPYVQLGDKTEENPKPKQASFPKGVTPETLTLDMAVGLLSLPRALGTHPETGGKVQTSLGRFGPYVVHDQGKEGKDYRSLKSTDNVLTISLARALELLAEPKKGRAAAKSKSKEALRELGTHPKDDAPVNIYDGPYGPYIKHGKTNASIPEGESVENITLSTAIELLSAKASTKSTRKTTKSTTKSTTTKSTKTRAKKTDAAS
- the aroQ gene encoding type II 3-dehydroquinate dehydratase; this translates as MPALSILVLHGPNLNLLGLREPGIYGSLSLPEINRLLESKAMELQAEILPMQSNHEGVLIDAIHGALGKHQGIVINAGAYTHTSVALRDAIAAVNLPTVEVHLSNIYRREDFRHHSYIAPVVIGQISGFGAQSYLLGLEALVYYLRQ
- a CDS encoding ADP-ribosylglycohydrolase family protein, which produces MRYSLVNRVRGTFLGAFLGESLSNPDCFNLGRIAVLGTESLISLGKLDVEDWLKRQEAADIKLEKNINSWGQMILATLPMVMFFHENPVKMRENILEVQKIWKWQDEPIVRDASLIIGYAIAQSLNEKLNPRTLISETVSFLDKTSTSLPQQLIKVNDLLKKGAGLETASRELSSPEQLTSNIGLAVYCFLSTLEDFSLTILRANQNHDFASPDVTGAIAGGLSGGYNSTVGIPVNWQISSSVTNSPTWGLENFAQMLKLADTMMAVWSGVYDFSDDFGESVETRYTVFAAPLIIRRR
- a CDS encoding HD family phosphohydrolase, producing MKTQQFLQSLSQQLKQWQRQYKLLFRQGECQRKLHRNFFKNLFLYLSANSHQGKQGKRGQTQTSTAKLVRKTGGVDKVIFRWVHQKRSSIILVLAILSLTSVVGHDLYNQPRMKVDNIALQTFIAPYTDNIENREETEQKRKDAMDRSVPVLMIDNQINDKINEHLEEILDTGNQLRGIVGIFPFSATSVLSISTQRYLRNFPESEWHKLKVTLENNRKQNLSKENSKFLLIPQNSINSKKSSNSSSVSVVSLPSYGNHSDEASFIQALSELEAYQFTALEPDFSELIIQISQIRQGYNQAIDKLSQLENKQIQKIYTKSVILDLTDNDWLKMQTGIRQIAGRILAQGISAGLPKPILNNAVSLQVELSVPIEAESLTKNILLAVLQPNIKQDEAQTKQQGQLVANKIPSVMMQIRKGEVIVSKGEKITIGKFQILEHYRMIGRQVNWLGLTVVAMVVTGGIQVFVWLERKSHNYLRQRDRLLVLLLTLSVPGVLAISLPYTTWSAIGLLLGSFYGPTVGMTVVGLLSLILPITTDTNILVLLAGAGGGMLSSYIAHRLRSREELALLGVVTALTQGGVFLLLKILTGGVFGSGWYIFQAAGLFAVSGLSWSVVALGLSPYLETLFDVITPIRLAELANPNRPLLKRLATEAPGTFQHTLLVATLAEAAAKELGCNVELVRAGTLYHDIGKMHDPLGFIENQIGSPNKHETEIKDPWKSAELIKKHVTEGLVMAKKHSLPTAIQAFIPEHQGTMAIAYFYHQAQQIAQENPSIIVDKADFCYDGPIPQSRETGIVMLADSCEAALRSLKDATPEKALNMLNNILKAKWQDEQLIDSGLTREEMPKISQIFVDVWQQFHHKRIAYPKAKAGNS
- a CDS encoding vWA domain-containing protein; this translates as MMSDRDYTLIIDKSGSMSTPDQAGGRTRWQIAQESTIALARKCEEFDPDGITVYVFSGRFKRYDNVTSAKVAQIFQENDPAGTTNLGSVLQDALNNYFQRKAAGTTKPNGETILVITDGEPDDRKAVFEIIISATRQMEKDEELGISMIQVGSDPQATKFLKALDDQLQSVGAKFDICDTVTLDDLEDMSLADVLMNAITD
- a CDS encoding vWA domain-containing protein, with the translated sequence MLENRDYTLIIDKSGSMATPDQKGGRTRWVTAQESTLALASKCEQFDPDGITIYLFSGRFKRYENVTSAKVTQIFTENDPSGTTDLAGVLKHATDDYLQRKASGTTKPNGETILVVTDGEPDDRKAVMKVIIEASRRLDRDEELAISFIQVGNDPQATRFLKILDDELQSAGAKFDICDTITMDDMEDMSLSEVLLNAIND
- a CDS encoding salt stress protein, Slr1339 family, with translation MDSIDKLLAELKTEYTEPKTTPPQNNLTPVKLISSTTKSDVLIDNLLSEVQADLAENKTEYVQSNPTKPQNRLSPIQFVHAPDSKSDVFINDLLADVQADILAKDAAEALQKQEELTQEKIRQEKLQVKQKEALQKSAKQWLAKLDPLSSEGMWFEKFAEGYPNKLAAAIDYLQSNS
- a CDS encoding glycoside hydrolase family 10 protein — encoded protein: MKFNFYSFGFQKILKKSFLPLFLISLLIVLWGNTFTPVTAQTSRQEIRGVWMTNNDLDILRDRTKVQEAVTKLQQLNFNTIYPVVWNSGYVMYPSQVAKRLEIQPFVFQGLDGHDILADLIDKAHRQNLLVIPWFEFGFMTPPSSELAMNKPEWLTRKKDGTQTSISAGGEVSWLNPFHPQVQQFISDLLVELTQKYNLDGIQFDDHTSLPSEFGYDKYTVALYQQETQKTPPNDPQNPEWVNWRANKITEFMVRLNQTVKQIKPKMIFSVSPNYYNHAYKFQLQDWLNWVRLDIVDELIVQVYKENLGHFIDKLSRPEMEEVKQKIPAGIGVMAGLRTKPVSMQQIQSQVRAAQQRGLGVAFFYYESLWNTAQGGLTERLAGFKSLFPYPAFRTAVQSREWDRKVESTPGEIKVESTPEDTNLTVTDQIPF